Proteins encoded by one window of Arabidopsis thaliana chromosome 2, partial sequence:
- the NRPB3 gene encoding DNA-directed RNA polymerase family protein → MDGATYQRFPKIKIRELKDDYAKFELRETDVSMANALRRVMISEVPTVAIDLVEIEVNSSVLNDEFIAHRLGLIPLTSERAMSMRFSRDCDACDGDGQCEFCSVEFRLSSKCVTDQTLDVTSRDLYSADPTVTPVDFTIDSSVSDSSEHKGIIIVKLRRGQELKLRAIARKGIGKDHAKWSPAATVTFMYEPDIIINEDMMDTLSDEEKIDLIESSPTKVFGMDPVTRQVSFHVLEECSYTSL, encoded by the exons ATGGACGGTGCCACATACCAAAGATTCCCAAAGATCAAGATCCGTGAGCTTAAAGATGATTACGCCAAGTTCGAGCTTCGTGAAACCGACGTTTCTATGGCCAACGCTCTCCGTCGCGTAATGATCTCCGAAGTCCCTACCGTCGCAATAGATCTAGTCGAAATCGAGGTTAATTCATCTGTACTCAACGACGAGTTCATTGCTCATCGATTAGGTCTCATTCCTCTCACTAGCGAACGTGCTATGAGCATGCGTTTCTCTCGAGATTGTGATGCTTGTGATGGAGATGGACAATGCGAGTTTTGCTCTGTTGAGTTTCGGCTTAGTTCTAAGTGTGTTACTGATCAAACCCTAGATGTTACTAGTAGGGATTTGTACAGTGCTGATCCTACTGTTACTCCTGTGGATTTCACTATTGACTCGTCTGTATCTGATTCAAGCGAGCACAA GGGAATTATCATTGTGAAACTGCGTCGGGGACAAGAGTTGAAGCTTAGAGCGATAGCGAGGAAAGGGATTGGGAAAGATCATGCGAAATGGTCTCCTGCAGCTACTGTTACGTTTATGTATGAGCCTGACATAATTATTAATGAAGATATGATGGATACTTTGTCAGACGAGGAAAAGATCGACTTGATTGAGAGCAGTCCTACCAAAGTGTTTGGCATGGATCCAGTCACCAGACAGGTTAGTTTTCACGTTTTGGAAGAATGCAGCTATACAAGTTTATAG
- the NRPB3 gene encoding DNA-directed RNA polymerase family protein (NRPB3; FUNCTIONS IN: DNA-directed RNA polymerase activity, protein dimerization activity, DNA binding; INVOLVED IN: transcription; LOCATED IN: in 6 components; CONTAINS InterPro DOMAIN/s: DNA-directed RNA polymerase, insert domain (InterPro:IPR011262), DNA-directed RNA polymerase, dimerisation (InterPro:IPR011261), DNA-directed RNA polymerase, RpoA/D/Rpb3-type (InterPro:IPR011263), DNA-directed RNA polymerase, 30-40kDa subunit, conserved site (InterPro:IPR001514), DNA-directed RNA polymerase, RBP11-like (InterPro:IPR009025); BEST Arabidopsis thaliana protein match is: DNA-directed RNA polymerase family protein (TAIR:AT2G15400.1); Has 1362 Blast hits to 1362 proteins in 353 species: Archae - 243; Bacteria - 1; Metazoa - 278; Fungi - 347; Plants - 109; Viruses - 0; Other Eukaryotes - 384 (source: NCBI BLink).), whose protein sequence is MDGATYQRFPKIKIRELKDDYAKFELRETDVSMANALRRVMISEVPTVAIDLVEIEVNSSVLNDEFIAHRLGLIPLTSERAMSMRFSRDCDACDGDGQCEFCSVEFRLSSKCVTDQTLDVTSRDLYSADPTVTPVDFTIDSSVSDSSEHKGIIIVKLRRGQELKLRAIARKGIGKDHAKWSPAATVTFMYEPDIIINEDMMDTLSDEEKIDLIESSPTKVFGMDPVTRQVVVVDPEAYTYDEEVIKKAEAMGKPGLIEISPKDDSFIFTVESTGAVKASQLVLNAIDLLKQKLDAVRLSDDTVEADDQFGELGAHMRGG, encoded by the exons ATGGACGGTGCCACATACCAAAGATTCCCAAAGATCAAGATCCGTGAGCTTAAAGATGATTACGCCAAGTTCGAGCTTCGTGAAACCGACGTTTCTATGGCCAACGCTCTCCGTCGCGTAATGATCTCCGAAGTCCCTACCGTCGCAATAGATCTAGTCGAAATCGAGGTTAATTCATCTGTACTCAACGACGAGTTCATTGCTCATCGATTAGGTCTCATTCCTCTCACTAGCGAACGTGCTATGAGCATGCGTTTCTCTCGAGATTGTGATGCTTGTGATGGAGATGGACAATGCGAGTTTTGCTCTGTTGAGTTTCGGCTTAGTTCTAAGTGTGTTACTGATCAAACCCTAGATGTTACTAGTAGGGATTTGTACAGTGCTGATCCTACTGTTACTCCTGTGGATTTCACTATTGACTCGTCTGTATCTGATTCAAGCGAGCACAA GGGAATTATCATTGTGAAACTGCGTCGGGGACAAGAGTTGAAGCTTAGAGCGATAGCGAGGAAAGGGATTGGGAAAGATCATGCGAAATGGTCTCCTGCAGCTACTGTTACGTTTATGTATGAGCCTGACATAATTATTAATGAAGATATGATGGATACTTTGTCAGACGAGGAAAAGATCGACTTGATTGAGAGCAGTCCTACCAAAGTGTTTGGCATGGATCCAGTCACCAGACAG GTTGTAGTGGTTGATCCTGAAGCATACACTTACGATGAAGAAGTGATCAAGAAAGCTGAAGCAATGGGGAAACCGGGACTCATTGAGATCAGTCCGAAAGATGACAGTTTTATATTCACTGTTGAGTCCACAGGTGCAGTGAAGGCTTCCCAACTGGTACTAAATGCCATTGATCTTCTGAAGCAGAAGCTTGATGCAGTCCGTCTCTCAGATGACACCGTAGAAGCGGATGATCAGTTTGGTGAACTCGGTGCCCATATGCGTGGAGGATGA
- a CDS encoding myosin heavy chain-like protein (myosin heavy chain-related; BEST Arabidopsis thaliana protein match is: myosin heavy chain-related (TAIR:AT3G42060.1); Has 224 Blast hits to 220 proteins in 69 species: Archae - 7; Bacteria - 19; Metazoa - 62; Fungi - 12; Plants - 83; Viruses - 6; Other Eukaryotes - 35 (source: NCBI BLink).), with the protein MPVRREQQVFLLFTRKALCFKIGVSFLQTLAVGFVLRKGEPPNMAAERTGELEFGLEEVVVPERAEEAPTVGISPINREAVGELGGHIARHNGFGEGEVARTEFGPSCETVERSRGEFDVRFLAGELVDGDGDELVGVAGENGIVGEELGVCSNGGELSGGDGEINGEREELGGEREGLVGCEGEIGVRRVDVAVRPSGETSRERPNGDVLEPSVHETRRERDKCGNNGQGELSKMGDPLQRDVLGASRVASAPSPARFGKGKNLDAILNAEFGGFDPMDDRDFGGFNDFGEEVSYVYDCENVDEDYISDPEGELGENGGLGRLMMENGFDNLVVSGRDTGARGAVGTRPVSRIEERRTGDCSAVRGRQIVLGLRASYFERVVAPLDHGSSLCDDQSLADMLILCNAPREIELLKPDSLQRPWTPPEGYICLYEAYFTRCGLLFPLPNFLTEYCARRNIAISQLTVGAIRNAIGLAILGAECGIEIDTDFFEEATTFSRVKESPGSYYASAKAKHKIVSGAVSKIHGWKRRYFFVKLSEFSVENLDTVFVDDWTMSPEPVFRVRDFPPGFLDNIARIRELGALHWPTGSFPETRQTRPRMGKIIPQLPRFVDEFGENPDLMNGVEPSPVVTEARLDVENRGDESLGRGSATESATGDVVVDRSEKRPVAEDKGTDGDVVHRSALPSLGGSTPSKKRTSRDDAEKGSFKVPKTPRRETTVRGAVDHGFSYQYKAKDIAFTQNATSCADLVSRIRGASDDFSSVDRFVERELFKDWAQKTCQSIGAGNRLSSFLGCKAKVSATRLATESAECEALQKLAKELAVERERSATLEKRSSELFEQVSSLQSSVDETRMQLEALDKRFASEGARLRKSRIEHVAAERKKSDSQVTGTLQCLEKLVKKKVAIPPATIRELEVRERTLDNGVRQLEVADLLPGDLDPFEEVEAGAVGAALVSGIS; encoded by the exons ATGCCCGTTCGGCGTGAACAACAGgta tttcttctcttcacaagaaaag ctTTATGCTTTAAAATTGGAGTCTCCTTCTTGCAAACCCTAGCCGtcggttttgttttaagaaaaggGGAGCCGCCAAATATGGCGGCTGAGCGAACCGGCGAGCTCGAATTTGGATTAGAGGAGGTCGTCGTACCCGAGCGAGCTGAAGAAGCGCCCACTGTTGGGATTAGTCCGATTAATCGGGAAGCAGTTGGAGAGCTCGGCGGGCATATAGCTCGGCACAATGGTTTTGGTGAGGGTGAAGTTGCGAGAACCGAGTTTGGTCCAAGTTGCGAGACGGTCGAACGGAGTAGAGGCGAGTTCGACGTGCGTTTTCTCGCTGGCGAGCTCGTCGATGGTGACGGAGATGAGCTTGTTGGCGTTGCGGGAGAGAACGGCATAGTGGGGGAAGAGCTCGGCGTGTGTTCTAACGGAGGTGAGCTCTCTGGTGGCGACGGAGAGATTAacggagagagagaagagctcggtggagagagagaaggacTCGTCGGTTGTGAAGGAGAGATCGGCGTAAGAAGAGTGGATGTAGCGGTGCGGCCAAGCGGTGAAACATCGCGCGAGAGACCAAATGGTGACGTTCTCGAGCCGAGCGTGCACGAGACACGTAGAGAGCGAGATAAATGTGGTAACAACGGTCAAGGAGAGCTTAGCAAAATGGGTGATCCGCTTCAAAGAGACGTTCTTGGAGCTAGTAGGGTGGCGAGCGCACCAAGCCCTGCTCGATTTGGTAAGGGGAAGAACCTTGATGCCATACTTAATGCGGAGTTTGGTGGGTTTGACCCGATGGATGATCGCGACTTTGGAGGTTTTAATGATTTCGGAGAGGAAGTCTCATATGTCTACGACTGCGAGAATGTCGATGAAGATTACATTAGCGATCCCGAGGGAGAGCTTGGTGAGAATGGTGGATTGGGCCGTCTTATGATGGAGAACGGGTTTGATAATTTGGTTGTCAGTGGTCGTGACACGGGTGCTCGGGGTGCAGTTGGTACAAGGCCTGTTAGCAGGATTGAGGAGCGACGCACCGGTGACTGTTCTGCTGTCAGAGGTAGGCAGATTGTTTTAGGTCTTCGTGCTTCTTATTTCGAGAGGGTCGTAGCTCCGTTAGATCATGGTTCTTCGCTATGTGATGATCAATCATTAGCGGACATGCTTATCCTCTGTAATGCGCCGAGAGAAATAGAGCTCCTCAAACCGGATTCGCTACAACGCCCTTGGACTCCACCAGAAGGATACATATGTTTGTATGAGGCGTACTTTACACGTTGTGGGCTTCTGTTTCCTCTTCCAAATTTTCTGACGGAGTATTGTGCTAGACGGAATATCGCGATATCTCAGCTTACTGTTGGTGCGATTCGCAATGCTATCGGACTAGCAATATTGGGAGCTGAATGCGGTATCGAGATTGACACTGATTTTTTTGAGGAGGCGACTACTTTCTCTAGAGTAAAAGAGAGCCCGGGCTCGTACTATGCTAGTGCTAAGGCCAAGCATAAGATTGTTTCTGGTGCTGTCAGTAAAATTCACGGTTGGAAGCGTCGTTACTTTTTTGTGAAGTTGAGCGAGTTCTCGGTCGAGAATCTTGATACGGTCTTTGTTGATGATTGGACCATGTCTCCTG AACCGGTTTTTCGAGTTCGCGATTTCCCTCCCGGGTTTCTCGATAATATTGCGAGAATCAGAGAGTTGGGTGCTTTGCATTGGCCGACCGGTTCGTTTCCAGAGACTCGCCAAACtc GTCCTAGAATGGGAAAGATTATTCCGCAACTTCCTCGTTTTGTCGACGAGTTTGGGGAGAATCCCGATTTGATGAACGGCGTAGAGCCCTCTCCAGTTGTTACAGAAGCGCGTTTGGACGTTGAGAATAGAGGTGACGAGAGTCTTGGTCGGGGTTCTGCGACTGAGAGCGCGACGGGGGACGTCGTGGTAGATCGCTCGGAGAAGCGCCCAGTGGCTGAGGACAAGGGGACAGATGGGGACGTCGTTCATCGCTCTGCTCTCCCGTCGCTCGGAGGATCAACGCCCTCGAAGAAGAGGACTTCCCGTGATGATGCGGAAAAGGGATCTTTCAAGGTTCCTAAAACCCCAAGACGTGAAACTACGGTTCGTGGAGCGGTAGACCATGGCTTCTCTTATCAGTACAAGGCTAAGGATATCGCGTTTACGCAAAACGCGACTTCTTGTGCTGATCTTGTTTCCAGGATTCGTGGTGCGAGTGACGATTTTTCTTCGGTTGATCGTTTCGTGGAGAGAGAGCTCTTTAAGGATTGGGCTCAAAAGACTTGTCAG TCGATTGGAGCGGGAAACCGGCTTTCCTCATTCCTTGGGTGTAAAGCCAAGGTTTCCGCTACCCGTTTGGCGACTGAATCGGCCGAATGTGAGGCTTTGCAGAAACTTGCGAAGGAGCTGGCCGTTGAGAGAGAGCGGTCTGCGACTCTCGAGAAGCGGTCTAGCGAGCTTTTCGAGCAGGTTTCCTCGCTTCAGTCTTCCGTCGATGAAACGCGAATGCAGTTGGAAGCGTTGGACAAGAGGTTTGCATCGGAGGGTGCTAGGTTGAGGAAGTCACGGATCGAGCATGTTGCCgcggagaggaagaagagtgatAG CCAAGTTACAGGGACTCTTCAGTGTCTCGAGAAATTGGTTAAGAAAAAGGTGGCTATTCCCCCGGCGACAATCCGTGAGCTTGAGGTGCGAGAGCGAACTTTGGACAATGGAGTTCGTCAGCTGGAGGTCGCCGACTTGCTTCCGGGCGATCTCGATCCGTTTGAAGAGGTGGAAGCCGGAGCTGTTG GTGCGGCGCTGGTGTCCGGCATATCCTGA
- the NRPB3 gene encoding DNA-directed RNA polymerase family protein → MDGATYQRFPKIKIRELKDDYAKFELRETDVSMANALRRVMISEVPTVAIDLVEIEVNSSVLNDEFIAHRLGLIPLTSERAMSMRFSRDCDACDGDGQCEFCSVEFRLSSKCVTDQTLDVTSRDLYSADPTVTPVDFTIDSSVSDSSEHKGIIIVKLRRGQELKLRAIARKGIGKDHAKWSPAATVTFMYEPDIIINEDMMDTLSDEEKIDLIESSPTKVFGMDPVTRQIALLSSLGELRQSSE, encoded by the exons ATGGACGGTGCCACATACCAAAGATTCCCAAAGATCAAGATCCGTGAGCTTAAAGATGATTACGCCAAGTTCGAGCTTCGTGAAACCGACGTTTCTATGGCCAACGCTCTCCGTCGCGTAATGATCTCCGAAGTCCCTACCGTCGCAATAGATCTAGTCGAAATCGAGGTTAATTCATCTGTACTCAACGACGAGTTCATTGCTCATCGATTAGGTCTCATTCCTCTCACTAGCGAACGTGCTATGAGCATGCGTTTCTCTCGAGATTGTGATGCTTGTGATGGAGATGGACAATGCGAGTTTTGCTCTGTTGAGTTTCGGCTTAGTTCTAAGTGTGTTACTGATCAAACCCTAGATGTTACTAGTAGGGATTTGTACAGTGCTGATCCTACTGTTACTCCTGTGGATTTCACTATTGACTCGTCTGTATCTGATTCAAGCGAGCACAA GGGAATTATCATTGTGAAACTGCGTCGGGGACAAGAGTTGAAGCTTAGAGCGATAGCGAGGAAAGGGATTGGGAAAGATCATGCGAAATGGTCTCCTGCAGCTACTGTTACGTTTATGTATGAGCCTGACATAATTATTAATGAAGATATGATGGATACTTTGTCAGACGAGGAAAAGATCGACTTGATTGAGAGCAGTCCTACCAAAGTGTTTGGCATGGATCCAGTCACCAGACAG ATAGCACTACTTAGCTCTTTAGGAGAATTACGCCAGTCATCGGAATGA